In a single window of the Equus quagga isolate Etosha38 chromosome 7, UCLA_HA_Equagga_1.0, whole genome shotgun sequence genome:
- the NUDT12 gene encoding NAD-capped RNA hydrolase NUDT12 has translation MSSIKGSPKQEIISQFHCSAAEGDIARLTGILSLSPSLLNETSENGWTALMYAARNGHPHVVQFLLEKGCDRSIVNKSRQTALDIAKFWGYKHIANLLANAKGGKRPWFLTNDVEECENYFSRTLLDRKSEKRNNSDWLLAKESHPATVYILFSDLNPLVTLGGNKESSQQPEVRLCQLNYTDIKDYLAQPENITLIFLGVELEMKKELLNYVGEVPGGEEDGLVAWFALAIDPVAAEEFKQRNENCYFLHPPMPALLQLKEKEAGVVAQARSVLAWHSRYKFCPTCGSATKIQEGGYKRACLKENCPSLHGVHNTSYPRVDPVVIMQVIHPDGTKCLLGRQKRFPPGMFTCLAGFIEPGETIEDAVRREVEEESGVKVGHVQYVSCQPWPMPSSLMIGCLAVAVSTEIKVDKNEIEDARWFTREQVVDVLTKGKQQAFFVPPSRAIAHQLIKHWIGMNPNL, from the exons ATGTCTTCTATTAAAGGAAGTCCAAAGCAAGAAATAATTTCCCAATTTCACTGTTCAGCTGCAGAAGGAGATATTGCCAGGTTAACAGGAATACTaagtctttctccatctcttctcaaTGAAACTTCTGAAAATGGCTGGACGGCTTTAATGTATGCTGCAAGGAATGGGCACCCACATGTTGTCCAATTTCTACTTGAGAaagg GTGCGACAGATCCATTGTCAATAAATCAAGGCAGACTGCACTGGATATTGCTAAATTTTGGGGTTATAAGCATATAGCTAACTTACTAGCTAATGCTAAAGGTGGGAAGAGGCCTTGGTTCCTAACCAATGACGTGGAAGAATGTGAGAATTATTTTAGCAGGACGCTACTGGACcgcaaaagtgaaaaaagaaataattctgacTGGCTACTAGCTAAAGAAAGCCATCCAGCCACAGTTTATATCCTTTTCTCGGATTTAAATCCCTTGGTCACTTTAGGTGGCAATAAAGAAAGTTCCCAGCAGCCGGAAGTCAGGCTTTGTCAGCTGAACTACACAGATATAAAGGATTATTTGGCTCAACCCGAGAACATCACCTTGATTTTCCTTGGAGTAGAACTTGAAATGAAGAAGGAGTTACTTAATTATGTTGGGGaagtcccaggaggagaagaagatgggTTGGTTGCCTGGTTTGCTCTAGCTATAGATCCTGTTGCTGCCGAAGaatttaagcaaagaaatgaaaattgctATTTTCTTCATCCTCCAATGCCAGCTCTTCtgcaattgaaagaaaaagaagctg GGGTTGTGGCTCAAGCGAGATCTGTTCTTGCCTGGCACAGTCGATATAAGTTCTGCCCAACCTGTGGAAGTGCAACTAAAATTCAAGAAGGTGGCTATAAAAGAGCATGCTTGAAAGAAAATTGCCCCAGCCTCCATGGCGTTCACAATACATCATATCCGAGAGTTG atccAGTTGTAATCATGCAAGTTATTCATCCAGATGGGACCAAATGTCTTTTAGGCAGGCAGAAAAGATTTCCCCCAGGCATGTTTACTTGCCTTGCTGGATTTATTGAACCTG GGGAGACAATAGAAGATGCTGTTCGGAGAGAGGTAGAAGAGGAAAGTGGAGTCAAAGTTGGCCATGTTCAGTATGTCTCTTGTCAACCATGGCCAATGCCCTCCTCCTTAATGATTGGTTGCTTAGCTGTGGCAGTGTCTACAGAAATTAAAGTTGACAAGAATGAAATAGAGGACGCCCGCTGGTTCACTAGAGAACAG GTTGTGGATGTTCTGACCAAAGGGA